A stretch of the Panthera uncia isolate 11264 chromosome E2 unlocalized genomic scaffold, Puncia_PCG_1.0 HiC_scaffold_20, whole genome shotgun sequence genome encodes the following:
- the LCAT gene encoding phosphatidylcholine-sterol acyltransferase, producing the protein MGPSGSPWQWGLLLLGLLLPSATPFWLFNVLFPPHTTPKAELSNHTRPVILVPGCLGNQLEAKLDKPDVVNWMCYRKTEDFFTIWLDLNMFLPLGVDCWIDNTRVVYNRSSGRVSNAPGVQIRVPGFGKTYSVEYLDNNKLAGYMHTLVQNLVNNGYVRDETVRAAPYDWRLEPSQQEEYYQKLAGLVEEMHAAYGKPVFLIGHSLGCLHLLYFLLRQPQAWKDRFIDGFISLGAPWGGSIKPMLVLASGDNQGIPIVSSIKLREEQRITTTSPWMFPSREVWPEDHVFISTPSFNYTGRDFQRFFADLHFEEGWYMWLQSRDLLAGLPAPGVEVYCLYGVGLPTPNTYIFDHGFPYTDPVGVLYEDGDDTVATRSTELCARWQSRQPQPVHLLPLHGTQHLNMVFSNQTLEHINAILLGAYRRRTPAPPAASPGPRPPE; encoded by the exons ctggggctgctgctCCCCTCTGCCACCCCCTTCTGGCTTTTCAATGTGCTCTTCCCCCCGCATACCACGCCCAAGGCTGAGCTCAGTAACCACACACGGCCCGTCATCCTCG TGCCTGGCTGCCTGGGGAATCAACTGGAAGCCAAGCTGGATAAACCAGATGTGGTGAACTGGATGTGCTACCGCAAGACAGAGGACTTCTTCACCATCTGGCTGGATCTCAATATGTTCCTACCCCTTGGAGTGGACTGCTGGATAGATAACACCAG GGTTGTCTACAACCGCAGCTCTGGGCGCGTGTCCAATGCCCCTGGTGTACAGATCCGTGTCCCTGGCTTTGGGAAGACCTACTCTGTTGAGTACCTGGACAACAACAAGCTGGCAG GTTACATGCACACACTAGTGCAGAATCTGGTCAACAACGGGTATGTGCGCGATGAGACAGTGAGGGCCGCCCCCTACGACTGGCGGCTGGAGCCGA GCCAGCAGGAGGAATACTACCAGAAGCTTGCTGGGCTGGTGGAGGAGATGCATGCTGCCTATGGAAAGCCTGTCTTCCTCATTGGTCATAGCCTTGGTTGCCTACACTTGCTCTATTTCTTGCTGCGCCAGCCCCAGGCCTGGAAGGACCGCTTCATTGATGGATTCATCTCTCTTGGAGCTCCTTGGGGGGGCTCCATCAAGCCCATGCTGGTCTTGGCTTCAG GTGACAACCAGGGCATCCCGATCGTGTCCAGCATCAAGCTGAGAGAGGAACAGCGCATAACAACGACCTCCCCCTGGATGTTTCCCTCCAGAGAGGTATGGCCTGAAGACCATGTGTTCATTTCCACGCCCAGCTTCAACTACACAGGCCGTGACTTCCAGCGCTTCTTTGCAGACTTGCACTTTGAGGAAGGCTGGTACATGTGGCTACAGTCACGTGACCTACTGGCAGGCCTCCCAGCACCTGGAGTGGAAGTATACTGTCTGTATGGCGTGGGCCTGCCCACACCCAACACCTACATCTTTGACCACGGCTTCCCCTACACAGACCCCGTGGGGGTACTCTATGAGGACGGTGACGACACTGTGGCCACACGCAGCACTGAGCTCTGTGCCCGCTGGCAGAGCCGCCAGCCACAGCCTGTGCATCTGCTGCCTCTGCATGGGACACAGCACCTCAACATGGTCTTCAGCAACCAGACGTTGGAGCACATCAATGCCATCCTGCTGGGTGCCTACCGACGTCGTACCCCTGCACCCCCAGCTGCCAGCCCAGGGCCCCGGCCCCCTGAATAA